DNA sequence from the Carassius gibelio isolate Cgi1373 ecotype wild population from Czech Republic chromosome A14, carGib1.2-hapl.c, whole genome shotgun sequence genome:
CAGAATGTAAATTGttgattttttcttgtttttatctcGAGTTCAATGCAGCAGAGATGTAACCAGCATTAACCATTTTTTTAGAGAAGGGGTGCACTGTGGAGGCTTTAACTGGCTTAGTGCTTGACTCCACTGAAACCCCACCTCTCTCTGTTCACCCAGTGTGCTGCTCCATGTTTTGAGTGGTTGTggatttgttgtttttgtattccACACTTGAGCTTGTGTTACCTCGTATAAACACATATATAGAAGTATATAGAGGTCTGAATGTCTTAACACTCACTGGTTTGCACGAGCCCGTGCTGAGATGCCACACTCAACCTCCTCACACAAGAGAAGTCAACTGAAAAAAATCGGTCTTGACAGCCGCTCTCCTCTGTGAGGAACAGGGTAGTAGCAGGAGCGAGAGAGTGAGGAGTGGGAGGAGGGAGTGAGAgtctgagagagggagagagagggggagagagagacttGTGCATTGAAAGCCAGCCTCAGCCTCTGTTGTGGTAAGCAAGCAAAGGAAGGCGTTTAAGCAGAGGACTTTAAACCCACAGCCGCAACTCTGGTCACCGCTGTAGAGACCCCCGAAATCAGAGGACAAGGCAGTATGGAAGAGGACATGGATGAGGGACAGACCCAGAAGGGTAATGGAATGCTTCTTTCTCCATTTTTTTCTCATCCATCTTTACGAGTGTGTTGTTTACCTTTGTGCCTAATCCCTCACTGATTTTCATTATGTCTGATCTTGTGGATTATAAAATGAGGTTATGAAAACTGTCAGAAtataggttatttttttttttttcattgaagaaGCAGCATATTCTGCCAAATTTTCAAATCCAGTTTATGAATTCCCATTGATGTATTTCATGCGGAAACTGTGTTGCAGCGCATTAATTTTTAGTTCTTGAATACATGCAATTAACTTGGCTTAGCAAATATTATGCttacattctgaaaaaaaaaaccaaaaaaaacaattgtcaGATTTTCGATAGGATAATGATTGTAGAGGGGTGTGTGCAGGGGATGGGTCCCGTGtgagcacatgtgtgtgtgtgtgtgtgtgtgtgtgtttgtgtgtgtacaatCTGATGGGTCTGCCTTTGTTTGCCGCGcatttctgtcagtctgtctgaggGAGGCTGAGACAGATGGGAGAACCATCTTCTGCATGCGCtggatatttaaatattcatccTAAATCCTAATTTAGCCATTGTTtccctttctttcattttcttggctTGCTCTTTCATTTGTGTGCAGGagcatttgtttctttgtgtgagAGGGAGTTTGCTATTTATAATACCACCATTTGCAGGGGCTGAGGTTTCAAGCTCAGGGTGGAAATCACTGtgtgtcttttttcttctttggtGGACTATAGAGAAAATATTTGGACATGACTGCATGGTGAGGAGCCAAAAGAAAGAGAATACAAATACTCAAAATAATAGCCTTCGGAACTCTCTCATCCTCCTCTTCTCGCTACATCTATGAGGGCTCTTTATATTTCAGTGATTTCCCCTTCTCCCTTCTAAAGCATTGTGATGATAGCAGCCATGTCAGGTCTGCTGTGCTTGAACTGTCAGTGTGCTTGTGTGATATTAAGCCAGAGGTGGAAGAGTATGAAAATATTCTACTAAAGTATCATTACATTAATGAAATTTTACAAAAATGGGATTGGccaagggtgtcaaactcagttcctggagggccacagtcctgcatagtttagatataaccctaattGAACACatctgatccagctaatctatttatttaggcttatttgaaaacgacatggcatgtgtgttggagcagggatAGAACAGAACTTTGCAGGGCTGCGGCCCTCCAGGACACCCctgaaataggcctataaatctcaaactagttgttttttaattaaaggaatcgGTTATAtggaataataagacattttggctgttaccaggcaaattaaaaaatcagtatgtaatgataaaaacttcctattcatccggAAAAAGGAGgcggaaccggcgcacaatcaaataaaattttaatattcaaaataaacacaaaacagcgcaccagcccctcacggacgactggtgcgcataaataaaaagcaaaacataaaataatgtttcctctctcgtcctttactatagtcgctccagttttatatccttccatctcctacgtgggactcgataccggcggtggggcgcaggtgtagctcatctccaatcactacacctggcctcactcctcgttcccacgcctctcggccccgccccacacagtatcaacaaaatttatatttttaatgcagaGGAAGCACAGAACCTTCaactgaagtggcatttagatgtatttacacccTGTTTAATGTAGGACATGAAAGTTGCAGACATGaaaatgcagaaataatgttttgatatattagaCTTAAAATGgtaaatactaattaaaaattatatgaaaataaataaatcaatcaaaagataatttaaatgtactgtactgtaggtgtCAGCAAGTCacagtcactgttaataagtgagtcattgcaatTGAACCAAATCATTTAAACGATGGATTTATTCAAGAACAAAACACCGTCATTTACGCAGATGGCTGTGCTTGGAATTATTTTTTCTTGTcgaaatagagtaaaaacaggcaatatggtgTTTCAAAGCAAGGCTCTTAATTAACTTGTTGTTTATTGAAGtgttgtaaaaaagaaaaaaatttggAGGAAAAAACTTATTATGTGAAATTATGTGAATTTATAAATTTTCTGCCCCTATATCTtcaattttgtgcattttaacagactgaatcacacagtgaaagaaCACACTCTAAATGCACACACTAGTCTAATCTACACCTCACAGCACTTTATATgagtgttttgtttggtttttgactAAATACCAATAATGTCAAATTGCAAAtcgttaaaacaacaattatggTATTATTTCATACAATATATATCACACATGCTACTATTTTGCCTAATTTGTGCAAAATCTTTTCCTAAAATGTCAAACCTTAattttaaccaccaatgcaaTGATGCAAGTAGGTTATAAGAAGGTTATAAGCTGCTATTTGGTCTCTCTAGGCAAACACAGCTTACACTGCATAATAGAGCATAAATATGGCCAGGGCGTCACTTACAGCAATTTCCTTCAAGTTTAACTTCAGCAGAATACGACTCAAGCCCGTTTACACTGCCAGCGACTTTTTTGCTGTGTGTCGCTAGAAGACGCTTGTGGGCGTTTCTACTGCTGTCGCTCTGATGTAATTTGTAGACTGCACGTCTGTATAAACCTATaaacaactaacctactgacaggtTTTGACTATACTgttaatatactatatataaatatttacctatacatgcataaaaattaaaaaaaaaaaaaaaatacgaatgCTTCACATTTAGCTACAGGAATACATTATAGAAATGCAGAAAGCCTGTTATTCATTTACTTTCCTGTTATTCATTTGTCTGTATTTTTAAGTTGTTTTGCATATAAATCGATGTTTTGATTGTGTTGTTTATATAGGAAATGCTTATTGTCCATAAAGTGTACCTAAATAACTTGTTGATAAGAATGCAAATCCAAGATAAGATGTatgtctctctctatatatatgtaCTGAGTGAGATTTCCAAATTGGTCCGGAAGAATCCCAAAGAGCaagactaaatgaaaatgtttattgtaaaacatttgaGGTGActaacatatttaaatttttgcaATTGGCAGAACTTTAGCTACAGGAATACTTCGCAATGCATATAATGCGTAATTCCCTAATTCAGTGCCATTAGACCTAACACACAATGCTTACTAATGAGTCAATGACTGCAGCGGAATTTTCTTAAGAAAACCATAACCAGCTGTAGTATTCACATATTGACTGTTGTGCTGACCCTACCGCACTATGATGGAGTGGGGAACTAAGCGGCCTGATGGGAGAATGGACATTTCATTACCTCTCATGATTATTGGATTAGAAGACATTAGGCTGTTAACACACACAGATTCCATCCCACTCCCCATCTTTTATTTATGGCTTTTCCTGCAAATTTCTGTCAGTGCCACTGTTGACAAAGTTCAGTCTGTTAGATGAGCTCATATCAATCTCTACTGACTGTGTAACATCATCCACTGAAAAGATTTTGAGATGTTCATAAAGTTTATTTTCGGCATTGTGTGCTTATATAAAAAGTGTGAGGGCATTTACATGTGTGTAACAATCGACATGCTTTAAAAACTACAAATTTTTGCCAATTACCTCACTGCTGTTTTGCTTGCCAATTCAATGTGCTTGTGTCTTCCGTCTGTTTACGTTCTGATGTCAGAAACTCAgcaattttaaaatcattacGTTAACGTTTTCTGCTATGTAAAATGTATTGAGCTGATTTTTAATAGTTAACTATATTTAGTTTTGCTGTGCATGTAAACAAACTCATTTATAAGAGATTTTTGTGCCCACCATTGCATGGTGTTATGCCTCTCATACTACTTTTAGCTGCCCAGTATATGTAACAAACCCATTTCGTTATTCAAATCCAATGCAAACTTTGATTGCTTGATGCATTACACTAGGAATATAAACACTTGTTTGAATATTCCCATCAGTTTTGATCCTGTGGTGCAAATGTACTCCTCTTTTTCTCTAAGCTGTGTGATGGATCTGTAAAGCAAATGAAAGCGTGATTGAATTCTATACCTCTGTGGGATGCAAGTTATCTTGCAATCCCACatccttcctgtttttttttttttttcatttacccaaCCTTGTGTGATGCAGAGGCAACCCTGTAATCTGGACACTCCTATTGTTCCCACACTCTAGTCAAACCTCTCAGGGACACTGAAGTTTCACTAATTGTCTTCTAAACTGAATCACGGCTATTCATAGAAAGTGAATTCTGTGCAGTTTTGTTCACCCTAGTGTTTCTGACACGCCAAATGACAATACGAACAGACAGTCGAACAAGAAACAGATTCTTAAGGTAGTTTAAAGACATTTCGTTTAACCCTTAAACACATCACAGTGTAATATGACTCAAAATATTGCTAAaaacaactccttaataacttcCATGGGGAAATATTTGTCCAAAATTTCCATGGTGTAGAGAGATTTACAAGAATGCCATATGCAGTGTATTTCAAATccagataaaaacaaacaaaatactaaGGAGTCTAAATGGGTTCCTTTACAGATGATTGTGGGATGTGTTAGAATCTTCTAGCAGCCCCAGCATAAGCAGCAGGGTTGGGTGAAGTCTTTGCCGTTCATGCTGCGTGGGTGCTGGACTCTTTTCCTCCCTGTAATCCTTGTAAATGTGTCTCCCATTCAGTCCGTTTGCTGCTGAATGTGTAGACACACGGCGCTGTAAGTGGGTCATGGTACACGCACAGGCCCGGCCCATTCTCAGGGCATGCACCTCCATCACCGCAGCAACCCAGCTGGTTGATGAAACATGTGCAGATTCGTCACACAGACGTGCGGTGATGAAAACCCGCGCGCTTTCAGGGAGGGGCCGGAGACAGTGACACAGCGCCCCTCATGTAGCCGCTTCATGTGATTGTGTTCAATTGAATTTgaattctttcttctttttttttacagaaagaaTGGCATTCAGGGTAATGTAATGCTAATcactttaaaattacaaattattcaaatCCTATTAAAACAAAGGCCAAAGAGGGCATGAGTGAGCTGGTTATGAATGGAGAGGGTTTAACAGTGGGTcttaagttaaaataataataataatgtcactaCATATTAACCAGCACTTTTATCTGTTTTCCTCTCCATCTGACTGTCTCTCTGACTCCCACTGTCTTTTTCATTCATCTGTCGCAACATCttatccctttctctctctcccttctgTGGTGCGGATTAGCGTTTTGTTGCAAAGTCTTTGTCAGAGTCCTGTGAGAACGTTTCCTCACCGAACATGTGTGGATATCAGGGTGACCACTGGTTCGCAGTGACCCCGCAGTCCCAGGGATTGATTGGAGGTTGGGGGTGGGGCGAGTCGAGGCGGGAGTTGCACTGTGTCTGTCAGACTGACAGATGGGCATTGGGTGGAGTGATTGAGGGACATGGGGGGAGGTGCAGGGGCGAGAGGGTGGGAGCAGCGATTGCTTTATTATCAGAGGACCCTCCAGGGTATTGCTTTTGTTTATGTTGTTAGGGTTAGGACTGTTGTTTACGTGCATAATGTTTGGTTTAACACCTGAAAACAATTTCCAAATgccattgttattttattgttatatattattatttattactattctgaatgagcttttatttgtttgtaatttgtttaatttaattttaattttagcttaagctgtaataaataagaaatatttagaaatgttttatagatatgaaagtgaaaagtgaaagtgatttgacattcagccaagtatggtgacccatactcagaatttgtgctctgcatttaacccatccaaagtacacacacacagagcagtgaacacacacaccatgaaaacACACCTGGAACAGTGGGcacccatttatgctgcggcacctggggagcagttgagggttcagtgccttgctcaagggcacctaaatcgtggtttgctaaaactaaaacttgatgtaaaactatttaaaatagttttcattaactatatatatatatatatatatatatatatatatatatatatatatatatatatatacatatatatatatatatatatatatatatatatatatatatatatatatatatatatatatatatatacatatatatatatatatatatagttaatgaaaacaattttaaacagttttacatcaagttttagttaacagtaacaactTAATGCTTAAAGTTAATCAGGAAAATTTTATCAGATTGTTTAGTATATTTGATTAAGCGTCAGACTGGCTCCTCAAACTGTTAATGTTGAGCTGTGTTTGTGAAGATTAAGCTTATCAGTTTTTAtccagtaataaaataaaatgcatatatatattattattattattttttttttttttttttttttttttttgaatgcataTACATATTGAGAAAATACATGCAGAGTTTTAGCTGGTATTGTTAAAAAGATAGAAAGGAAGTTTATGTTATCTCTAAAAACATCCTGTATCTTTTCAGCTAGACATTAGCCATTTCTATTCAAGAATGTTTGCACTGATTTAATGGTTAAATTTTGTATCAGGGACTAATATTTGGTTTCATTAATGCATTGGTACATTAAACCATTTCTGGTTTTGGCTGCACTATATAAGAGATAGCAACATTTTGTCTGCATGTGAATATTGCCACAGATGCTATCCTGTGAGAATTTATATCATAAATAAGATTCAGTTCCTTAACAAAGTGTGCAATCTGCATTAATTTCTAATGGCATTTCATGGTCTAACACCCTTAAGTGATTAATTCAAGGCTGCAttgtaatgtaatgcaatttGTGGCGGATTCAGTACATATGATTTCTCTCAGCCAATGCAGTGGTTTCCACAGTGCAAATAATCTCATAACAGGATCAAAAGGGCAAGTACTATTGTGTAAATGCTAATATTTTTATGTAGCTGAGTATAATTATAGTAAtatgaacatttattatttaggattatacaaacacacatttaagtaataatttaaataaaatatataaatatattattagtaaagtaatataacaaaaaaaaaattgcagtgtttttaaaaaatttaaatgcaacatttttaagacaacttttttcttcttcttatgctGGACATAGAAAACTTATAGATCTATAAAGCAGTACAAAGAATCAGATCAGTCTGTATTCTCACTCCTCGCAATCCACAGCAGTTGCTACAGCAACAGGTCGATCCCTTGCCAAAGCCAGGTCTGAGGTTCATTACGGCATCATCATAGCGGTGTTTGGCAGTATTCAATAATTCACATAAAAAGGCCTGAAACAGAGCCTCCACCAAACCATACTCATAACTCTTGCACAGTGTAAATCATGCGAGTTCCAGcagttgttttattgttttatattgggAAACAAACACTGAGTGGGAACATATGCCATATTTTCCACAATGCAGAAATGCATTTTAGAGCGATGGCATagaaatgctacagtaaaaaacaGTCAATTAATTAACTAAGTGATATTAAGTGATAAAtgctataatgttaaaaaaagacaatacatgtaaatttactgtaaaatttagtaattaaaaaaagtaattattgtgtgttcatgtgttctaCTGTAAGTATAACATAGGAATGATCTTTTTATGCTGAAAATGTATATTGATTTAATATTCcttatatgaatttaaataatgatttataaataattattataattataaagaatgttcattattaaataatgtgaaatatcatatttacaaatattaaatatatgtaaaatatatatatatatatatttttagctcaTAATTCTGAAATATTGTCACTGTAccataacatttaaacatttcagaACTGGTAAGTGTGAGAACtatgtaacaacaacaaaacagtttAATACACTGCTTATATGcctgcaagtgtttttttttttgttgttgtttttttttacgtaaTGCACTTGTCTCATCTGTTGCAGAGATATGAAATCTAAAGTTAAAATAGTCCTATAATGAAAGACATGAAGGCAATCATTAGGGAAAAACTCAATCAGTATGACTAAGTGTCAAAGTCCTTCCTCTTATACTACCATTCATTTTGTTATTCATGATTCATACTGTTATGATTCACTCTGATAGAGTATATGATGCCAAGGGGAGAATTTTAAATAGTCTGCCACAGGGACAATTTTGCACATCATTGGAGATTGGAGACTGAATCAACTGGACCCTCAGAGTGAGTGGATTGAAGATTTACTTCCTGGGTACTTGTTAGTCTTGTCAGGCAGAGGCTACGCTCTAAGAAGAGCACCGAAGACTACTTTCACTAGCTTTGCTTTCTGTGCAAGAATACTGCTCTGTTAAACTTCATAAAGGCAGAAAAATCTAAAACACAAAACCAAAGCAATAGATTCAAATAaagacacacaaaacatattaaaGAACCCTATGATTCAAAAGCATCTTGTTTTTCCCGGCCGTAGCTTTCAGATGAATGAGCTTTTCACATGACCTCTTTTTTTCATCCTCCTCTCAGGATGTGCGGAGTGTTGTCTGAAATGTTTAGGAGGAATCCCTTATCCATCCCTGATTGCCACCATCCTGCTGTATGCTGGAGTGGCGCTCTTCTGTGGATGTGGACATGAAGCTCTTTCTGGGACGGTCACCATCCTCCAGAACTACTTTGAGGTGATCAAGGGACCTGGAGATGGTCTGGATGTGTTTACAATGTAAGTGTAAGCAACATATCGAACCACACATTTTTCACTATGCTGAGATTTTCAATTATATAcatgtattaaaaacattttatatacaatacatatatttttgttacACCACAAGCAATAAGTGTTTTTTTAACGTTGTTGTTATGCATCATGGATGTGTGTTGGCTTTTACAAAGGAATTATTTAATTAAGCAAACGGGAATGTGTCTGTTTATTACCTCCATTTTCCACAGCATTGACATTATCAAGTATGTGATCTATGGCATTGCCTCTGCATTCTTCGTCTATGGCATTCTTCTGATGGTCGAAGGCTTCTTTACCAGTGGGGCCATCAAGGACCTGTATGGAGACTTCAAGATCACCACCTGTGGGCGCTGTGTCAGTGCATGGGTGAGAATTCACTGGGAGTGCTTCATGCATTGTAATTTAGAAAAGGGCAACAGCAAAGCCACTAAGAGAAACTGCCGCACATAAATATTGCATCCGTTTATAGGCTATAAAAGGTTACACTACATAATGAACTCTGCAAGTTATTTCCCTCTAATTTGTGCCAAGTGAAACATGAAATATATTCTGTGGTTGCaattactgtaattaatttacaacaCTTATATCAATTTATAATGCTTACAATTTTCCCTATTTAAATCGGATTTGTTCTTAAtgattttatcttttatttcttGATTTGATATTTGGATATCTTTTTCTTCAGTTCATCATGTTGACGTACATCTTCATGTTGGCTTGGCTGGGTGTGACAGCATTCACCTCGTTGCCTGTCTTCATGTATTTCAACATCTGGACCATTTGCCAAAACATGACCGTTCTGGAGGGAGCAAGTTTATGTCTTGACCCGCGCCAGTTTGGTATGTTTAGAGTCTGTGTCAGACATCATATATCCTAAAAACACAGATTGTGAAAtcacaaaaactatttattttaggtGTCGTGCCCATTGGAGAGGAGAAGACTGTATGTGCAGGATCAGAGAAGTTCTACAAAATGTGCGAATCGAATGAGGTACGTAAACAATGTTAGCTAATTATTTTATAGGTCATATCCACAATGAAAAGCAAGCCAAGACTCATTTCTCTCtcaatatttgttttctgaaagCTGGATATGACTTtccatttgtttgtgtgtgcgttgGCTGGGGCTGGAGCTGCAGTCATTGCCATGGTGAGTTTTGAttaatataatgcaataattaaTTCATACAATGCAACTTGGAGAAAACGTTGTACTTATGGGTGCAGTGCTAaaaggagactgatgttctttgtcTTGAACCATTTGTTTATGTAAAAAGGGGAAATTCACCAAAGATACTAGACAAAT
Encoded proteins:
- the LOC128027165 gene encoding neuronal membrane glycoprotein M6-a-like, yielding MEEDMDEGQTQKGCAECCLKCLGGIPYPSLIATILLYAGVALFCGCGHEALSGTVTILQNYFEVIKGPGDGLDVFTIIDIIKYVIYGIASAFFVYGILLMVEGFFTSGAIKDLYGDFKITTCGRCVSAWFIMLTYIFMLAWLGVTAFTSLPVFMYFNIWTICQNMTVLEGASLCLDPRQFGVVPIGEEKTVCAGSEKFYKMCESNELDMTFHLFVCALAGAGAAVIAMIHYLMVLSANWAYVKDACKMQKYEDCKSKEEQELHDIHSTRSKERLNAYT